In the genome of Fusarium poae strain DAOMC 252244 chromosome 1, whole genome shotgun sequence, the window TGGCCTATCGGCAGCGAGTGGCTGTTTAATGTGCGAACCAACCGCATATGCAGgactttgttgttgttgtgaaAGACCAACTACAAGTCGCCGGCGGAAGAGTCACAATCTACTTTGGGCGATGATCGGCCTCCGGAGGCCTACCACGGCGTTCGCTGGGGCCTGGACCAGACCAAAAAAACGAAAATATGAAAGGCAGGAGTTTATAGGGAAAAGGATAAATTTACATATAGTTGCCAGAGTCTGTTGATGGGGTTTTGAAAGTTATGTCCTGCGACCACACCTAAAGGAGAGCACAATTCTCGCATCATTAGCTATCTAGAAGGGCGACATAAGATCGAGTCATCTTATCACTTCACTTATATGCCTAGACGCACCGATTCATTTGTACCAATATGTGGCTTCTCGATGCAAATTCACTACAGCTCGTTGAATTTCTCAACGAACGTCAGACACCACCTTATGCAATCCTCTCTCATACCTGGTTAGACGAGGAGGTGTCGTTTCAAGACATCAAGTCAAAAACCAGCACATTTTAGCAACTCATACAGGGTGGTCCAAGATAGAGAACTCTTGTCGTCTCGCATTGTCGTTCGGACTCAAATATGTGTGGATTGATACGTGCTGCATTGACAAGTCAGATAGCACTGACACCAATGAGGCAATAAACTCCATGTTTAGATGGTATGAACAAGCAAAAATATGCTTTGCTTACTTATCCGATGTTTCTGCGTCCGATGACCACAAGATCAAGGACTCGTCCTTTCGCCGCTCCCGTTGGTTCAAGCGAGGGTGGACGTTGCAGGAGCTGCTGGCGCCAATCGAACTTGCTTTCTACGATAAAGATTGGAAACCAATTTTGACGAGAAGCAAGGCAAGGGACCTGATTGGAGAGATCACTGGAATCAGAACGCCCTTTCTGTCCTATACACGTCAACGTGGAGGAATACGCAAAACACTCTCGACAGCCAGCGTTGCTGAAAGGATGTCCTGGATGAAAGAACGAGAGACAACAAAGCCTGAAGATATAGCCTACTGTCTGCTAGGCATATTCGACGTTAATATGCCTATGATCTATGGAGAAGGTCTCAAAGCTTTCCAAAGACTACAAGAAGAGATTATGAAAAAAAGCGATGATAGCACTTTGCTCAGTTGGGGTTATCAAGATCCAGACAGTTATTGGCGTTACCGAGAAGATTCGCTTCTTGCACCACATCCCTCTTTTTTCAGAGGCTGCGGGGACCTTGAACCCTCTCTACCGGAGGCATTCAATGCAGCCACGTTCTCAATGAACCAGCGCGGGTTGCAGATGGAGGTGCCCATTCGTGCTGACTTGACGCACGAACTACTCGTATACATGATACTGAGTTGTTCCCCTCGTTTGGAGACAGAATCCTTCCCTTATGAGACAGAATCCTCCTCCGGGAGTAGCACTTCCAAGTCCTTTGTGGCCGTCCCGCTGGTCTCAACACGTGCTTGCAGCGTGTTTCAACGAGACCCAGGGACTCAGAAGGGACAGTACTTGCGTCCCAGATGGTGCAGGCCTATACTTGTCTCTGAAAAGTTCTTGGGTCAGGCGCAGTCAACCAGCATAGTCATTCGATCATCCTCGGAGCAATTTCGCACGTTTGAATTATTACCCATTTCAATCGCGATCCCCCCAGTGCCGGTTCAGCAAGGCTACGACATACTAGGGATATACCCACCTCAGCCGATTGGAAGTAGATTGGTCTTGGTTTCTCATCAAGCTGGCTTACTGCGGAACTTGCCGGGCTCGACAAGATATGTCCCACCACCTGCTCTCGCCTCGAAAACGTCTCTACCGCTGATCTACTCTCGAGACCACCAAACAATGATCCAAATAAGAATGGAAGAGTTTGGGACCTTTCTAGTCTTGTTCGATTATCGGGCAGTTGCTTGGCGTATGGCTCAAACCCTGACTATCTGGAAGTACTCTGATATCAGTTGCCGCATTTTCAAGACGCCTGAGAATTACGGGTTGGAAGCTTTACACAGTTTGTCCATCACTCAAGATTTCACTAATCTACCAGAAGTGGATTCCATCTTCCGAGTAGATCGCTACATGTTCAAAATTGGCACCGGTGCCGATGCGTACATCGTGATTCAATTGACGAAAGATGAGAAGTTGTATCAAATTACGGACATATCTATTCATGTTACTGGTTCATCATCCAACTTCCATGaacaaagaagagatggtgCGCAAAACAGAACTGCAATTGACGCGCTAGATATGATGGAACGTTTAAAAGGAATCGGCCAGCTTAGTAGTAGGCAGACACCTTCAGGGCTTCTCGATTGTGTAAGTAAGCAGCTGGGAAGGGATTTCCCTAACCATTAGTACGATGCATAGTTTAATGAAATGAACCATCCTGTAGAAGATATTAATCATATGAAGAATTAAACTGGGCTCCTGATGGTAAATATAGTAGATTAAGTTCgccaagatgaagatgataatggataatatatataaaatggAGCTGTGTGCCAGCTGTCACTCAGTGGGGAGCCAATCTCGTGATGCTGTCCTCTTTCAGTCAAGATTAGCTTTCTCCATGGTAGTATTGTCTTCTAGGCCTAGGGCTGTAAAAAGGCTGAGCGTCTTGCAGGGATATATGCATCTGGACAGGGATTTTCTGTTTCTCTATTGGTTTGGTATAGATCATATCATGGTTTGAATACTTGACGAGCTGAAAAAATGTGGAAGACATGTATGTAAAGGACACCCTGCCCGTCAAGATGTGCTGGTACTTCCGCTCGGACAATATGCTGGTCGGTAGTTTCCGTGGCCAGAAAGTCGTGTATGTCTCAGTTGTAAGAAGTGAGGCGATAGGAAAAGAGCCAATAAAATGTCCCTAAAAGCCGCAAACACAAAATCCATTTTGGTCTCTATGAAGTGGCCGCACGActaaattttatttatactcTTGACCGAAAGATCTAGACCTTGATGTAGTCAGGCATTCCGTTTCCTTTTTCTCATAATTTCCAGACTACCAAAACACTTTGAACCACCAAACGATAATAAACAAACATGGACGATCCTAACCATACGCCCCCTGGCACTGAAATAGAGACGAGCTCTGAATCTTTGCAGGCGGCGGCCTTCAGAGAAGCCGTCGCACAGGACAATATCGAATGGCTGAACAGTAATCTGGAACATGACAAAACTCTTCTTGACACCACATTTATGGTCCATCGTTCCATGGACGGAATCGAGGAAACATTTCACGTCAATGCTCTAGCTCTCGCGTCACTTCACGCGCAAGTTTTGGTTGTCCGTGTGTTACTGAAACATGGCGCATCTGCTGAGACGGAGATTCCGAATATGGGCGGCACCGCATTGCACATGGCTTCGATAGGTGGTAACGTTGAGATCGCCCGCTTGCTTGTTAACAAAAAAGCGGATGTCAACCAAGCTGACAGATACGGAAACACCCCTCTTCATCTGGCATCGGAATTCGGAAATTTGGATGCTGTGACTTTTCTTCTGGATATGGGAGCCCAGATTAAGGTGGTTGACAAAAAGGATAGCACCCCGTTTCACCTTGCTTGTGCGTCGGGTGCGTTGGAGGTGGCAAAGACGTTGTGGGCAAGGGGGCTACCGTCCCAGCTTTACGACAGGAACATATACTCCAACCAACCTATCCATCTGGCTGCCATTAATAATTGTCATAATGTGATGGCATGGTTGTTGAGAAAAGGGGCTTCAGCTGGTGAGCCCGGTCGGCATCGTATGAACGCCTTGCAACTTGCTTGCTGCAAAAAGAGCACGGAGACAGTCAGCGCGATTctggatgacgaggataCTGATCCTTCTATTATCCATACAAAAAATCGATATCAGCTGACGCCCTTACTACTCGCTTGCCTTAACCTGTGTCCAGAAATTGTCAACACACTGCTGTGTCGGGGCGCATTGGCCTCGGATGTGGATGAAAATCAAAGTTCGTGTTACCATCAGGTTGTTAATGGTCAAAAAGACTTCTCGAAAGACCACATCGAAATCCTCCAAAGATTAGTAACTGAAGGTGCAGACATTGATCAAGAGAATCGGCAAGGGCAGTCGCCACTGTTTCTGGCTTGTGTAAAAGGGAAGGCCGATCTCGTCAAGTGTCTTCTCAACCTAGGGGCCTCGATAAATGGGAGAAAGGGAAGAAGCCCCCTGTTGCCGGCTAGCTTGGACGACGACAGCATCATCCTCGAGCATCTCCTTGAGAAAAAGCCTGATCTATCCTGCAGGAACAACCATGGAATCTCACCTTTGGCGCTCGCTTGTCGTCATGGAAAGGTTCACAATTTGAAGCTTTTAATCGCGAAAGGCGCCGACATTACAGCACGATCCAATCATAATCACACGCCTCTTTGCTTCTCTGCAACTAATGATCATGTTAAAATCATGATTGAGATTCTGAAAACGCCCACATACTATCCAACGAATTCTTTGAAAAGGAAACTTCCTAGTGAGAACGACTCCTGCCGCATCGAAATTGCTAAAGCTATGATACGTGGTTTTGGTAGCGAACTAGAAGCCGTCAAGATTACAATGATGGACAGTGCCGAATATGTTCTGTTTTGGGCCGTTCGTATGAATTGTTGGGAGGTTCTGCAAAAGTACAACGAATGCAAGCCACAGGCACACTCCTTTAGCAACCTCCAAGGGGCCAGTTGGCTTCATCTTGCATCTCAATACGGACACTGTCGACGCATCATGGAATTCTTTTCTCATTGCAATCCGCAAGATAAAACAAGGACAGGCGCAACAGCTCTTCACCTCGCGGCTGTCAATGGATCCTTGGAAACGGCCGAGTTTCTTCTCAATCTGATATCAACCCAACAAAGCAACCCGCAGAGTTTGACCGCCAAGATTGATGCGATTCTAGAGTGCGATAACTATGGAGAGTCTCCGCTAGCCCTTTCCGTGAAACGGAGCTCGGGAGCCCATAGAGACCTGGCAAGTGTATTCTGGCGGGAATTCGAGGCTCTTGGGTCACTTGATTGGAAAAGAATGGTACCGTCTCGTACAAAAGCTAGGGTTTTGGAAGCATTGGCCCAATACGAGAGACCCGGCGGTGAGAAGGTTCTCAAAAGTCTGTTGGAACAATGGAGCTCGCCAAATACCACTGTGACACCTGACACGCGCACAGCGCTCGAATGGGCCGTTGAATCAAAACAGTCTGTTGTGGTCTGGTGGCTTTTATCGAAAGGAGGCCACTCATCCAGATCTACGATGGAGAGTGCTACAAGGTTAGCGCATAGCCTCGAAGGGAAGGTAGGTCGTCTTATTCAAGACTTACTCAAGTCACCACCGCCATTGCTAGACTCTGTCGCAAATCCAAACGACGACCAGCCTCCAGCTATACCAGAACCAACACAGGACAAAGAAGAGATACCCCTCCTAACGATCGTTGATATTCACCAAAAGGGTACAGCAACCATGCCCCGATACGTCAAGGCCAACATCCACGACGTAATTTACGAGCCTGACTATATGGGTGGGCCGAGTGCTATCATAGAGCGAGCGCCAAAGACTGTGGGTCTAAGGGATCTGGAGTCTCTCAAGGTTCAAATGGAAGATGCGGAGCAGGAGGATCAAAAGGACAGAGATCATGGGGTCGAAAATCTACTCATGGATGTCACAAATCTCTGGAGCAACCCACAAAAATCCAACTATGGCGTTGAAAAACCCAAAGTTCGATGGATTCATCTCCCTGCGAATAAGGCTAGTAATGTGCTAATGCGAAAGACATATTGTGCTAACTATATCATAGCTTCATCTAATGCGGGTAAGAGTCTCTTTCCTGGTCGACATAAGTATGTTCTAATCATGTATAGGATCTTTGTACTCGACTCTCGCACGACTCGGGAAGATCAGAAATGGACCATAATGCTATCATCAGTCGTTTCAATCGAAGCTGGACCGAGCTCGCAGCTGGTGCTGGGCATTGTTACATGAAGCCGCATTGCGAGGTATGGACGCATAAAAAGCATTAATCTATCAGGAACTGACCGTCCTTCTACTATAGCATGCGAGAACAAACTCTTCACACCCTACGACTGGGTCACCCGGAAAGAGTCATCAGACCGATGAACACCATAAGCCGATGGCTTTATATGTCAGCTACTATTCGGAACATTCACTACATACGGGACTAATCTCGGTAACAGATGCCATATCTCACTTTGGGCACTGAGAGTCCTGGACAAAGTGTTCGACTGAAACAAAAGTCGGATAGCTTCAACGGGCCGCTCCATACCCGCAATACAAGGGACCTTACTCATATACCAATCACGCTAGACCAGTACTACTA includes:
- a CDS encoding hypothetical protein (TransMembrane:2 (i1116-1136o1156-1177i)); the protein is MDDPNHTPPGTEIETSSESLQAAAFREAVAQDNIEWLNSNLEHDKTLLDTTFMVHRSMDGIEETFHVNALALASLHAQVLVVRVLLKHGASAETEIPNMGGTALHMASIGGNVEIARLLVNKKADVNQADRYGNTPLHLASEFGNLDAVTFLLDMGAQIKVVDKKDSTPFHLACASGKADLVKCLLNLGASINGRKGRSPLLPASLDDDSIILEHLLEKKPDLSCRNNHGISPLALACRHGKVHNLKLLIAKGADITARSNHNHTPLCFSATNDHVKIMIEILKTPTYYPTNSLKRKLPSENDSCRIEIAKAMIRGFGSELEAVKITMMDSAEYVLFWAVRMNCWEVLQKYNECKPQAHSFSNLQGASWLHLASQYGHCRRIMEFFSHCNPQDKTRTGATALHLAAVNGSLETAEFLLNLISTQQSNPQSLTAKIDAILECDNYGESPLALSVKRSSGAHRDLASVFWREFEALGSLDWKRMVPSRTKARVLEALAQYERPGGEKVLKSLLEQWSSPNTTVTPDTRTALEWAVESKQSVVVWWLLSKGGHSSRSTMESATRLAHSLEGKVGRLIQDLLKSPPPLLDSVANPNDDQPPAIPEPTQDKEEIPLLTIVDIHQKGTATMPRYVKANIHDVIYEPDYMGGPSAIIERAPKTVGLRDLESLKVQMEDAEQEDQKDRDHGVENLLMDVTNLWSNPQKSNYGVEKPKLHLMRDLCTRLSHDSGRSEMDHNAIISRFNRSWTELAAGAGHCYMKPHCEHARTNSSHPTTGSPGKSHQTDEHHKPMALYMPYLTLGTESPGQSVRLKQKSDSFNGPLHTRNTRDLTHIPITLDQYYYAVLQDTSIRDGDQVLTRYLEKYHRQFGKRILMISQVWIWIIDEGTIITATAEPGGTNVPRLTNGKNFHDAVLDRMMNGEGGTRISMPTTVHSVMELMLGAATNAIMSDSVPTMGKKITPIDVFRESIKDVVNEEAELFQRFLQELNQDNNDQTRQQQKPWSSKKIPGSSNHIIDLEAKLLREVRDIRDELGMLKALSEHQETVWKQAFETEELRACFQYYHPCTPTDVKGDLDTMVAETDRVIDSLNSLLDLRTKQAAIKEAEYGRIQTEDAARQSKSVLIFTIVTVIFLPLSFLSSLFALDVSSFPHESGSVKYESGWIFPILFGVTAIVSIPVTILALKASSISRQLKPESKSEV